The nucleotide sequence TTGCTTTTTCAGACCGACAAACCGTTACGGCCAACGTAGGAAAAATTAATACTTGTCTTTTATATTTTCCAGCTCATTATGGCGATTGTTCAGCAACATGACGATGAAAGCTTAATTAGACGTTCATCGAGGACATTTCACGGCTACATCATTGTGATGCTACTTACGATGATTGCAAATTCCTTTACAATCAATTTTTCAACGCAGCAATTCATCGGAATAGCAATTATTTCCGCTATCTTAGGTTTTATTATAGAAATCGTATTTCTAATCCTATTGAGGGCGATACGCAAAACAATCGCTTAATAAGTTTACTTTAGCCTTCTTTACAAAAAGTTAATGCTTAATTTACCTTTTGTTAACAATTGACAATTAAAATAGAAATATACACTAATTCATTTAAAGAAGGTGCAACAATTGAATAGACAGTTATATCCAAGAGTTTGGATTAATAGCTTTTACTCCTATTTAAAATATTTAAACAATAGACAAAAAAAGGAGATTTTACATTATAGGCGATTTATGGAATTTAAAAAAATAATGGAAAGTAAATCATTAGCTACATTTTTTCAGCCCATTTTAGAATTAGAATCTGGCGAGACATTAGGCTACGAAGTATTAAACCGTCCTGCTCGTTCCAGACTATTTCCGAATACTGAAGAATTTTATAATTTTGTTGGCCAAACAGAGCAAGTATTTTCATTCGAGTGTTTTTGTAGAAATTTATCGCTCTCACGTTTTATTGCTAAGACAAAAGAAAATACTCTCAAGAATAACCTCTTGATTTTTATAAATATTCACCCTAACGTATTATTAGATTCAAACTACCATAGTGGCGAAACACTCCAACTTTTACAAGAGCTAGGTATAAAACCTAGTCAGGTTGTTTTTGAGCTAACAGAAAAAAGTGCAGTAACAGACTTTACATTATTTGAAAAAGTTCTCTCAAATTACCGTTCACAAGGATTTCGAATTGCAATTGATGATGTAGGTTCAGGGTACAATAGCCTCAAAACGTTAGTTTATTTGAAACCAGAATTTATCAAGCTTGACCAATCACTTATTAAAAATATAGACCAAAATATTGAGCAACAGCAATTGGTTGCTTTAATAATTGAATATGCAAATCAATCTTCTACAAAAATTATCGCTGAAGGCATAGAAACAGTAGGTGAACTAAGATTTATATATGAAAAAGGCGTACATTACGGGCAAGGCTATGCGCTAGGGAAACCACAGGAGGATATTCGACCAGGGGTAATGCGGATTTAATCATATCAAGACCTCACCGTAACGTTTCACGGTCATGTTTGTTGTCTACCTCACAGTTTCTTGGCCGCATTCCATCATTTCACGGTCATGGTTCCTGCTTCCTCACCGTTTCTTGATTACATTCCATCGTTTTGCGGACAAATTCCTCGCAACCTCTCAGTTTCTTGCCACATTCCATCGGTTCACAGACGCGGGCAAGTTGATTCTCATTCTTTCGCTTGAACTCGGGTTTAAGCGACCGATGTTTTTGCGAAACCACATCAAACAACATAAGACAACCAAAAAAAAGAAATAGTAATTGAAAAAATTGCCGTTTCACCGTATATTGAATAGGTAATTCTTATAATAACATCAATTTCGCAAACAATAATATTCAGGCCGAATAATGGTCTTGAAATGGAGGATTTGATCATCGTGACGTTAGGGCCACGAGTCATTAAAACGGGCATTGCTGTGACGCTTGCGTTATATATTTGTTCAATCTTTAAGCTTGAATCAGCTGTGTTTGCCGGAGTAGCTGCCATTTTTACAATCCAGCCGTCGATTTACCGAACATGGAAACAGGTGTGGGACCAAGTACAGACGAATACATTGGGTGCTTTAATCGCCATTTGTGCTGTCTATTTTATTGGGAACGATCCGATTGCCATTGGTCTTGTTATGATTATCGTTATTTTAATAAGTTTGAAATTAAAGATGGCAGAAACGATTACCCTTACGTTAGTTACTGTGCTGGCGATTATGAGTGCACCGACAAATGAAGATTTAAGCTTTGCTTTGCATCGCTTTGAGATTATTTTAATTGGAATGACCTCGGCTTTATTAGTAAATATTCTCATTTATCCACCAAATTACAAAAAAAATTACGTGGACAAAGTTCATGCAGTGTTTGAAAATATGTCGCTCTTGATGAGCACATCAATATCGAATGAAATGACCGAAAAATCACATCAGAAGCAAATGAAGGAATTGGAGAATGATATTTTAAAATTAGAAGAACAATACAGGCTATTTGATGAAGAGCGCGAGAAAATGGCAAAAATAAATAATATGAATTTACGGGAAATTGTTGTTTTCAAACAAATGTTAAAATCGCTCCAGCAAGGGTTTATTGTGCTAGAAAATATAGACGAGTTTTATTTTCAATGTAAGCGAAACTCGGAAGAAAATCATTTATTTGATCAACAAATCGAACAATTACTAAAGTATCATAAGCTATTTTTATTAAAGTATGATGGCATCATTAAAAATGATGAACCACAACTTGATGAGGATATTATGACACGTACAATCTCTTTTTTAGAAAAAGTCTTAGATTCCCACAACGAAGACCGCGAAAAAAAAATCAATCTTACTGTAATCAGTTCGTCCATTTATAAATATGCCTATCAAATTGAACGGTTAAACAGGCTTATTGAACAGTACAACAAAAAAGTACAATAAAAATATTTCGTCAACCGATTATTGTTCCCTAAAGTGATTGTTTCTATCCAATCAAACTCAAGACCATAATCGGTTGACGAAAACTTTTAAAAGTGTATAAACGGATTTTTCCACTCCATCAACACACCATAATGATGTGATTCCTTATCATCCAAGTAGTTTTCAACAATCGCCAGTGGCTTCCTTCCACATCGTAATAAGAACGTAATAACTGGATCCTTTAATTTCCCCTCCACGACGGCTCGGATGTATTCCTCAGCAGATAGCTGCCCTGCTACTTGTTGATAGCCTGGCATCCGCCCTCCGCCAAGAAGCCGCTCTAAGCCTTGCTGAATGACAACATGGTACATCGCCTGCATCATCAATTTGCCTAGACCATATTTGCGAAAGCTTGGCCTGACAGCAATATCGACAATATAAAGCGTATTTCCATTAGGATTATGACTACGAATATAGCCATTATCGGTGATTTCTTCCCATGTGTGCTTTGGACTTTTTTCATCGAAATTGACGATTAAGCTGGTCATCGAACCTGCCATCTTACCATCAACCTCGATACACAATGCACCGTCCGAAAACAATGTAACATGATTGGTGAGTTGCTCCTTATCCCACCACAATTCAGACGGAAAAGGAGGTGGAAAACATTCAGACTGGATTTGAATCAGTTCATCAAAATCCTCCCGTGTGTAATTACGGATGACGACTGGAAATGACTTGCCATCATGAAAAAGAAAAAATTCACTTCGATACATTAGCACCTCACCCTTCTACATGTTTTCCCTTAATGCCAGCATATCAAGCAAACGCTTCGGCGCACACAAACACATCCACTTTCTATATAGTTTCCCAATCAACATATAAATCGGTACGACGGTCTCGCCAAGTCGTTACCGAGCCTTTTTCACGTACCTCATAAAGCAAACGTAAATCTAGGTCTGCTGTCACGATCATGTCCTGATTAATTTCCCCTTCTACTAAAAGTCCCTTTGGTGGAAACGGAATATCATTAGGTGTGATTACAGCTGCCTGCCCGAAGTTAGCTCGCATAAAATCTACTGTTGGTAACGAACCGACTGTCCCTGTGACGACAACATATACTTGATTTTCAATGGCACGGGCATGGCTTGTATAGCGAACTCGGTGAAATCCATGACGATCATCTGTACATGATGGGCAAAAAATAACATCGGCTCCCTTTGCTTTTGCGATTCTAACAATTTCCGGAAACTCAATATCATAGCATGTGAGAATCGCAATCTTGCCCTTATCTGTATCAAATATTTTAAATGAATCGCCTGCAGACATATTCCATTCTTGGATCTCTGTCGGTGTAATATGAAGTTTAGCCTGTTCTTCCACTCTTCCATCTGGGTAAAAAAGATGAGCGACATTATAAAACAGATGATTTCTCTCAACAACATGTGTACCGCCGATAATATGCATTCCTGTTTCCTCAGCGAATTTTTTAAATAAACGAATATATTGCTCTGTAAAAGCAGGTAATTCATTTATTGTTAAGCCCACCCCTTGTTCATTTCCAATTGATAATAGCTGTGTTGTAAAAAATTCCGGAAATAGTACAAACTCTGAGCCAAACTCCTGAGCCGTTTTTATATAATGTTCACATTGATTGGCAAACTCTTCGAAAGATTTTATCGTGTGCAGATGGTATTGAACGGCTGATACTCTAATTTTCAATATGTGATTCCCCCCAACATTATTTTTCTCATGCTTCTTATGGATAATATATATTAAAATTTATCGGAAATAAAGATTATAAGAATCTATAGGGGGATTACTTGCAAAAGGTCGTTTCGTAAGAGAGAACGGACACAGAATCTGTGTCCGTAAAAATTTTGTTTATCTATTATTGGTAGATGCTACTACCTGATTCCCTGAACTGCTCAGCTTTTTCCTGCATTCCTTTTTCAATCGCTTCCGCTGTTTCAAGATTATGTTCTGCTGCATAATTTCTAATATCATGAGAAATTCTCATACTGCAAAATTTCGGACCGCACATTGAACAAAAATGAGATGTTTTTGCTCCTTCTGCTGGCAGTGTTTCATCATGATATTCGACAGCCCGTTCTGGGTCAAGCGATAAATTAAATTGATCCTGCCAGCGGAATTCAAAGCGCGCTTTTGATAAAGCATTATCGCGAATTTGCGCTCCCGGATGACCTTTCGCTAAATCGGCGGCATGAGCGGCAATTTTATAAGTAATAACACCGGTGCGAACATCCTCTTTATTTGGCAAACCCAGATGTTCTTTTGGTGTCACATAACAAAGCATCGCCGTGCCATACCAACCAATCATCGCCGCACCAATAGCAGACGTAATATGGTCATAGCCTGGCGCAATATCCGTTGTTAACGGCCCAAGTGTGTAGAATGGTGCCTCATCACAAAGTTCTAGTTGTTTATCCATATTTTCTTTAATAAGATGCATTGGAACATGGCCTGGTCCCTCAATCATAACTTGAACATCATGTTTCCAAGCTATTTTTGTAAGTTCTCCTAATGTCTCTAATTCAGCAAATTGCGCTTCATCGTTGGCATCGGCTATAGAGCCTGGACGGAGACCATCCCCTAGTGAAAAGGCGACATCATACGCTTTCATAATTTCACAGATTTCTTCAAAATGCGTATATAAGAAGTTTTCCTGATGGTGAAATAGACACCATTGCGCCATAATCGAGCCGCCACGAGAAACTATGCCAGTTACACGCTTAGCTGTTAACG is from Bacillus sp. (in: firmicutes) and encodes:
- a CDS encoding aromatic acid exporter family protein: MTLGPRVIKTGIAVTLALYICSIFKLESAVFAGVAAIFTIQPSIYRTWKQVWDQVQTNTLGALIAICAVYFIGNDPIAIGLVMIIVILISLKLKMAETITLTLVTVLAIMSAPTNEDLSFALHRFEIILIGMTSALLVNILIYPPNYKKNYVDKVHAVFENMSLLMSTSISNEMTEKSHQKQMKELENDILKLEEQYRLFDEEREKMAKINNMNLREIVVFKQMLKSLQQGFIVLENIDEFYFQCKRNSEENHLFDQQIEQLLKYHKLFLLKYDGIIKNDEPQLDEDIMTRTISFLEKVLDSHNEDREKKINLTVISSSIYKYAYQIERLNRLIEQYNKKVQ
- a CDS encoding carbon-nitrogen hydrolase family protein; translation: MKIRVSAVQYHLHTIKSFEEFANQCEHYIKTAQEFGSEFVLFPEFFTTQLLSIGNEQGVGLTINELPAFTEQYIRLFKKFAEETGMHIIGGTHVVERNHLFYNVAHLFYPDGRVEEQAKLHITPTEIQEWNMSAGDSFKIFDTDKGKIAILTCYDIEFPEIVRIAKAKGADVIFCPSCTDDRHGFHRVRYTSHARAIENQVYVVVTGTVGSLPTVDFMRANFGQAAVITPNDIPFPPKGLLVEGEINQDMIVTADLDLRLLYEVREKGSVTTWRDRRTDLYVDWETI
- a CDS encoding EAL domain-containing protein, which translates into the protein MEFKKIMESKSLATFFQPILELESGETLGYEVLNRPARSRLFPNTEEFYNFVGQTEQVFSFECFCRNLSLSRFIAKTKENTLKNNLLIFINIHPNVLLDSNYHSGETLQLLQELGIKPSQVVFELTEKSAVTDFTLFEKVLSNYRSQGFRIAIDDVGSGYNSLKTLVYLKPEFIKLDQSLIKNIDQNIEQQQLVALIIEYANQSSTKIIAEGIETVGELRFIYEKGVHYGQGYALGKPQEDIRPGVMRI
- a CDS encoding GNAT family N-acetyltransferase, which gives rise to MYRSEFFLFHDGKSFPVVIRNYTREDFDELIQIQSECFPPPFPSELWWDKEQLTNHVTLFSDGALCIEVDGKMAGSMTSLIVNFDEKSPKHTWEEITDNGYIRSHNPNGNTLYIVDIAVRPSFRKYGLGKLMMQAMYHVVIQQGLERLLGGGRMPGYQQVAGQLSAEEYIRAVVEGKLKDPVITFLLRCGRKPLAIVENYLDDKESHHYGVLMEWKNPFIHF